From the genome of Populus alba chromosome 10, ASM523922v2, whole genome shotgun sequence, one region includes:
- the LOC118048927 gene encoding membrane protein PM19L, with protein MAQTVGRNIAAPLLFLNLLMYAIALGFASWCTNRYINGQTSHPSFGGNGATGFFLTFAILACVVGMVSKFVGGAHVRAWRGDSLAAAGSASLIAWAITALAFGFACKEINVGGYRGWRLRAVEAFIIILTFTQLLYVLLLHAGMFSSRYGPGYRDTDYGVGAGTGEPIHKGGAVPVAGARV; from the exons ATGGCGCAGACGGTTGGGAGAAACATAGCAGCTCCATTGCTGTTTCTTAACCTGCTCATGTATGCTATTGCCCTGGGCTTTGCTAGCTGGTGCACTAATAGGTACATCAATGGCCAAACCAGCCACCCAA GCTTTGGAGGGAATGGAGCAACAGGATTCTTCCTGACCTTTGCAATATTAGCTTGTGTTGTTGGCATGGTGTCCAAATTCGTTGGTGGCGCCCACGTCAGGGCATGGAGGGGTGATAGTCTAGCTGCAGCAGGATCAGCTTCGCTGATTGCCTGGGCCATCACTGCCCTAGCCTTTGG GTTTGCGTGCAAGGAGATAAACGTCGGAGGCTACAGAGGTTGGAGGCTGCGGGCAGTAGAGGCATTTATAATCATCTTGACATTTACCCAGCTTCTGTACGTCTTGTTGCTTCACGCCGGGATGTTTAGCAGCAGGTATGGACCAGGATACCGTGACACTGACTATGGCGTCGGTGCCGGTACTGGTGAACCTATACACAAGGGCGGTGCTGTTCCTGTAGCAGGTGCTAGGGTTTAA
- the LOC118048926 gene encoding uncharacterized protein, with translation MGKEKKILAGESGPDVDLKSLIHQSSLFFDKLIELIPAKFYLPTDEKDKPWFHGLSKGAKASAKKEARENIKKARKDRLDPEKSSTTTLDLLMQNLEKEKSNSESDGVEVEINPMMSGLENDDQSVTYEELRQRLRRKIEELRGDRNCGSSEKAKWRKEKRGIEQRKRKRESGSGEKNHVPSTSLERVEKDAEEATKELKFSHVKMGTEEEHGKKKRKISKLKELEKAKELEEAKKDPEKGGVISKKHSWKAATSRAAGIKVHDDPKLLKQSLKKGEKRHQKNAEKWKERIETQHKMKAEKQQKRSKNIAGRIEQKKMRRIEKREKKLMRPGFEGPKQGYINEGST, from the coding sequence ATggggaaggaaaagaaaattcttgCCGGTGAATCAGGTCCTGATGTTGATCTTAAGTCTCTCATTCATCAAAGTTCATTGTTTTTTGACAAGTTGATTGAACTCATCCCTGCTAAGTTCTATCTACCAACTGATGAGAAAGACAAGCCATGGTTTCACGGCCTTAGTAAGGGTGCTAAAGCTTCAGCAAAGAAGGAAGCAAGGGAAAACATCAAGAAAGCAAGGAAAGATCGGCTTGACCCTGAGAAGTCTTCTACAACAACCCTTGATTTGTTAATGCAAAATTtggagaaagaaaaatcaaacagTGAGAGTGATGGTGTTGAAGTGGAGATCAATCCAATGATGTCTGGTTTAGAAAACGATGACCAATCAGTCACATATGAAGAACTCCGGCAACGGCTTCGTCGTAAAATTGAAGAGCTCCGAGGAGATAGAAATTGCGGAAGTTCAGAAAAAGCTAAGTggaggaaggagaagagagggaTTGAGCAAAGGAAACGGAAGAGGGAATCTGGGTCTGGAGAAAAGAATCATGTCCCGAGTACTTCATTGGAAAGGGTGGAGAAGGATGCAGAAGAAGCTACAAAGGAGCTCAAGTTTAGTCATGTTAAAATGGGCACTGAAGAAGAGCatgggaagaagaagaggaagatttCAAAGTTAAAGGAGCTTGAAAAGGCAAAAGAATTGGAAGAAGCAAAGAAAGATCCAGAGAAAGGGGGTGTTATCTCAAAGAAGCATTCATGGAAAGCAGCTACAAGTAGAGCTGCAGGAATTAAAGTTCATGATGATCCAAAGCTTCTGAAACAGAGCTTAAAGAAGGGTGAGAAGAGGCATCAAAAGAATGCTGAGAAGTGGAAGGAAAGGATTGAAACCCAGCATAAAATGAAAGCAGAAAAACAGCAAAAGAGATCAAAGAATATAGCTGGCAGAATTGAGCAGAAGAAGATGCGGAGGattgagaagagagagaaaaagctcATGCGGCCAGGGTTTGAAGGTCCTAAACAAGGTTATATCAATGAAGGTTCAACTTGA